In one Dermacentor albipictus isolate Rhodes 1998 colony chromosome 4, USDA_Dalb.pri_finalv2, whole genome shotgun sequence genomic region, the following are encoded:
- the LOC135902056 gene encoding DDB1- and CUL4-associated factor 8 isoform X2, protein MSADSGASGHCDEAALGKEADTEELAKDGKSPGDLDGRLMRKDDSGIGSEPADDRPEACAHAANGGQESPDSGNQDCAEAGASEHQEAPGTAEKRPTTETEDDSDGFPEEKKQKTEEKKKRRLLNLLGRTRRSGSTSEDTSGDTTRGGGSSSFFTEDSDDNISINSDDTFHMSQDDREEDAESLEGNYDPTPNTPAPAYKWLVWDALTQREYGRPAATSHVDKFRLDCYGSRRIVERLELMYKMHAHDGCVNALHFNSTGTRLASGSDDLSVVIWDWATGEPVLKYDSGHRSNVFQAKFVPMTGDCYIVSCARDGLVRLAELSSTGVCKTTRRLAQHRATAHKLAIENDSPHTVLSCGEDAYVFGIDLRKSSPDKLVLVKENDKKVPLYTIFINPANPNEYAVGGRDHYVRVYDRRLTREDSNPLKKFCPHHLLNCEVRASVSCLVYNYDGSEILASYNDEDIYIFNSKHSDGSEFVHRYKGHRNSQTVKGVNYMGLRSEYVVSGSDCGYIYLWDKESEHIIHSMHGDEEGVVNCLEPHPSCPILATSGLDEDVKIWVPSCEDPPDMSDLKTRVCKNMKEREEERKREGHEAIDSQMLWYLMQQLHRSAQSRQYNILFLNP, encoded by the exons ATGAGTGCTGACAGTGGTGCGAGTGGTCACTGTGATGAGGCCGCCCTCGGCAAAGAGGCTGATACCGAGGAGCTAGCTAAAGATGGCAAGAGTCCGGGGGATTTGGATGGGAGATTGATGAGGAAAGACGACAGTGGCATTGGTAGTGAACCTGCTGATGACCGGCCAGAGGCATGTGCCCACGCAGCAAATGGAGGGCAGGAGAGCCCGGACTCTGGAAACCAGGACTGTGCCGAGGCTGGAGCATCTGAGCATCAGGAGGCACCTGGCACGGCTGAGAAGAGACCCACAACGGAAACTGAAGACGACAGCGATG GCTTTCCAGAGGAGAAGAAGCAGAAaacagaggaaaagaaaaagcgcaGGCTGCTCAACCTGCTGGGTCGGACACGAAGGTCGGGCTCAACGTCTGAAGACACCAGTGGTGACACAACCAGAGGAGGTGGAAGCAGCAGCTTTTTCACCGAAGACTCTGATGACAATATCTCCATAAACAGTGATGACACTTTCCACATGAGCCAAGATGACAGAGAGGAG GATGCAGAGAGCTTGGAGGGCAATTACGACCCAACGCCAAACACCCCTGCACCTGCGTACAAGTGGCTGGTCTGGGACGCCCTGACGCAACGCGAGTATGGCCGGCCAGCAGCCACGTCACATGTGGACAAGTTTCGCTTGGACTGTTACGGCAGCCGGCGCATAGTGGAGCGACTGGAGCTCATGTACAAGATGCATGCCCATGATGGGTGCGTCAATGCCCTGCACTTCAACTCAACCGGCACTCGTCTGGCCAGTGGATCGGATGACCTCAGCGTCGTCATCTGGGATTGGGCCACCGGCGAACCCGTGCTCAAGTACGACAGTGGCCACCGAAGCAATGTGTTTCAG GCCAAGTTTGTTCCCATGACTGGTGACTGCTACATAGTGAGCTGTGCCCGCGATGGCCTGGTTCGGTTGGCGGAACTCTCCTCGACGGGTGTCTGCAAGACAACCAGGAGACTTGCTCAGCATAGGGCTACCGCTCACAAG CTTGCCATTGAAAACGACTCACCCCACACGGTTCTCAGCTGTGGCGAAGACGCTTATGTTTTTGGCATTGATCTGCGGAAAAGCAGCCCCGACAA ACTAGTCTTAGTAAAGGAAAATGACAAGAAGGTTCCCCTTTACACAATATTTATTAACCCAGCCAACCCAAACGAGTATGCCGTCGGAGGTCGAGACCACTATGTCAG AGTTTACGATCGGAGGCTCACAAGAGAAGATTCTAATCCATTGAAGAAATTTTGTCCACATCATTTG CTGAACTGTGAAGTGCGAGCCAGTGTTTCTTGTTTAGTGTACAACTATGATGGCTCAG AGATACTGGCTTCATACAATGATGAAGACATTTACATTTTCAACTCTAAACATTCTGATGGATCTGAGTTTGTGCACAGATACAAAGGCCATAGAAACAGCCAGACAG TGAAAGGTGTCAACTACATGGGTCTCCGGAGCGAATATGTCGTCAGCGGTAGTGACTGCGGCTACATCTACCTTTGGGACAAGGAGAGTGAGCACATTATTCACTCCATGCATGGAGATGAAGAAGGCGTG GTGAACTGCTTGGAGCCTCATCCCAGCTGCCCTATACTTGCCACAAGCGGGCTTGACGAAGATGTCAAAATATGGGTGCCTTCTTGTGAGGACCCTCCAGACATGTCAGACCTGAAGACG AGGGTGTGCAAAAACATGAAAGAGCGGGAAGAGGAGAGGAAACGTGAAGGGCACGAAGCCATTGACAGCCAAATGTTGTGGTATCTCATGCAGCAACTGCATCGATCAGCCCAGAGTCGA CAATATAACATTCTCTTTTTGAACCCTTGA
- the LOC135902056 gene encoding DDB1- and CUL4-associated factor 8 isoform X1: MSADSGASGHCDEAALGKEADTEELAKDGKSPGDLDGRLMRKDDSGIGSEPADDRPEACAHAANGGQESPDSGNQDCAEAGASEHQEAPGTAEKRPTTETEDDSDGFPEEKKQKTEEKKKRRLLNLLGRTRRSGSTSEDTSGDTTRGGGSSSFFTEDSDDNISINSDDTFHMSQDDREEDAESLEGNYDPTPNTPAPAYKWLVWDALTQREYGRPAATSHVDKFRLDCYGSRRIVERLELMYKMHAHDGCVNALHFNSTGTRLASGSDDLSVVIWDWATGEPVLKYDSGHRSNVFQAKFVPMTGDCYIVSCARDGLVRLAELSSTGVCKTTRRLAQHRATAHKLAIENDSPHTVLSCGEDAYVFGIDLRKSSPDKLVLVKENDKKVPLYTIFINPANPNEYAVGGRDHYVRVYDRRLTREDSNPLKKFCPHHLLNCEVRASVSCLVYNYDGSEILASYNDEDIYIFNSKHSDGSEFVHRYKGHRNSQTVKGVNYMGLRSEYVVSGSDCGYIYLWDKESEHIIHSMHGDEEGVVNCLEPHPSCPILATSGLDEDVKIWVPSCEDPPDMSDLKTRVCKNMKEREEERKREGHEAIDSQMLWYLMQQLHRSAQSRARSDRGGGADSSTDSDNSDDDDDMDTQHSVQCVQS, from the exons ATGAGTGCTGACAGTGGTGCGAGTGGTCACTGTGATGAGGCCGCCCTCGGCAAAGAGGCTGATACCGAGGAGCTAGCTAAAGATGGCAAGAGTCCGGGGGATTTGGATGGGAGATTGATGAGGAAAGACGACAGTGGCATTGGTAGTGAACCTGCTGATGACCGGCCAGAGGCATGTGCCCACGCAGCAAATGGAGGGCAGGAGAGCCCGGACTCTGGAAACCAGGACTGTGCCGAGGCTGGAGCATCTGAGCATCAGGAGGCACCTGGCACGGCTGAGAAGAGACCCACAACGGAAACTGAAGACGACAGCGATG GCTTTCCAGAGGAGAAGAAGCAGAAaacagaggaaaagaaaaagcgcaGGCTGCTCAACCTGCTGGGTCGGACACGAAGGTCGGGCTCAACGTCTGAAGACACCAGTGGTGACACAACCAGAGGAGGTGGAAGCAGCAGCTTTTTCACCGAAGACTCTGATGACAATATCTCCATAAACAGTGATGACACTTTCCACATGAGCCAAGATGACAGAGAGGAG GATGCAGAGAGCTTGGAGGGCAATTACGACCCAACGCCAAACACCCCTGCACCTGCGTACAAGTGGCTGGTCTGGGACGCCCTGACGCAACGCGAGTATGGCCGGCCAGCAGCCACGTCACATGTGGACAAGTTTCGCTTGGACTGTTACGGCAGCCGGCGCATAGTGGAGCGACTGGAGCTCATGTACAAGATGCATGCCCATGATGGGTGCGTCAATGCCCTGCACTTCAACTCAACCGGCACTCGTCTGGCCAGTGGATCGGATGACCTCAGCGTCGTCATCTGGGATTGGGCCACCGGCGAACCCGTGCTCAAGTACGACAGTGGCCACCGAAGCAATGTGTTTCAG GCCAAGTTTGTTCCCATGACTGGTGACTGCTACATAGTGAGCTGTGCCCGCGATGGCCTGGTTCGGTTGGCGGAACTCTCCTCGACGGGTGTCTGCAAGACAACCAGGAGACTTGCTCAGCATAGGGCTACCGCTCACAAG CTTGCCATTGAAAACGACTCACCCCACACGGTTCTCAGCTGTGGCGAAGACGCTTATGTTTTTGGCATTGATCTGCGGAAAAGCAGCCCCGACAA ACTAGTCTTAGTAAAGGAAAATGACAAGAAGGTTCCCCTTTACACAATATTTATTAACCCAGCCAACCCAAACGAGTATGCCGTCGGAGGTCGAGACCACTATGTCAG AGTTTACGATCGGAGGCTCACAAGAGAAGATTCTAATCCATTGAAGAAATTTTGTCCACATCATTTG CTGAACTGTGAAGTGCGAGCCAGTGTTTCTTGTTTAGTGTACAACTATGATGGCTCAG AGATACTGGCTTCATACAATGATGAAGACATTTACATTTTCAACTCTAAACATTCTGATGGATCTGAGTTTGTGCACAGATACAAAGGCCATAGAAACAGCCAGACAG TGAAAGGTGTCAACTACATGGGTCTCCGGAGCGAATATGTCGTCAGCGGTAGTGACTGCGGCTACATCTACCTTTGGGACAAGGAGAGTGAGCACATTATTCACTCCATGCATGGAGATGAAGAAGGCGTG GTGAACTGCTTGGAGCCTCATCCCAGCTGCCCTATACTTGCCACAAGCGGGCTTGACGAAGATGTCAAAATATGGGTGCCTTCTTGTGAGGACCCTCCAGACATGTCAGACCTGAAGACG AGGGTGTGCAAAAACATGAAAGAGCGGGAAGAGGAGAGGAAACGTGAAGGGCACGAAGCCATTGACAGCCAAATGTTGTGGTATCTCATGCAGCAACTGCATCGATCAGCCCAGAGTCGA GCGCGCAGTGACAGAGGTGGTGGCGCCGACAGCAGCACCGACAGCGACAAcagtgatgacgacgacgacatggaCACTCAGCACTCTGTGCAGTGCGTGCAGTCGTGA